In Piliocolobus tephrosceles isolate RC106 chromosome 12, ASM277652v3, whole genome shotgun sequence, one DNA window encodes the following:
- the LOC111536613 gene encoding LOW QUALITY PROTEIN: uncharacterized protein LOC111536613 (The sequence of the model RefSeq protein was modified relative to this genomic sequence to represent the inferred CDS: deleted 1 base in 1 codon) produces MPTQPPPGSGEVSQSPPGDGALVPTGQGCRGRSLPSQGYSPEGRPTASSQPAGAWHSGSSQKGTACPLALGRGGARHGGQRKSRSGARAPGPPAEAGLSAIPEKTRPEGRAERGRAVVWQSQPNRWLQTARPTHAPAPARPGRQPKRRSRTGFPGRGRGAAGKARRLTARLKLLFPLASRFCQARCWCT; encoded by the exons ATGCCCACCCAACCTCCTCCCGGCTCAGGTGAGGTAAGCCAGTCCCCA CCTGGAGATGGGGCCCTGGTACCGACAGGGCAGGGGTGCCGGGGCCGCAGCCTCCCCAGCCAGGGATACTCACCCGAGGGGCGGCCCACCGCGTCTTCGCAGCCGGCCGGCGCCTGGCACTCGGGAAGCTCGCAAAAAGGAACCGCGTGCCCGCTAGCGCTGGGACGAGGAGGAGCGCGCCACGGAGGCCAGAGAAAAAGCCGCAGCGGCGCGCGCGCACCCGGACCGCCGGCGGAGGCGGGGCTCAGCGCGATCCCGGAAAAGACGCGCCCGGAGGGGCGGGCGGAGCGGGGGCGCGCGGTGGTGTGGCAGAGCCAGCCGAATCGCTGGCTGCAGACGGCTCGGCCCACCCACGCGCCCGCCCCCGCTCGCCCGGGACGTCAGCCGAAAAGGCGGAGCCGAACGGGCTTCCCGGGGAGAGGGAGGGGCGCTGCGGGGAAGGCGAGGCGTCTAACGGCTCGCCTCAAGTTGTTGTTCCCGCTGGCGAGCCGCTTCTGTCAGGCTCGCTGCTGGTGTACTTGA